A genome region from Desulfobotulus pelophilus includes the following:
- a CDS encoding MBL fold metallo-hydrolase, translating to MYVKCWGARGSIPVSGPPYNRYGGDTACMEIRTSDDHILIVDAGTGIRRLGNQLLKEGRLHYHLLFTHAHWDHLMGFPFFRPIFTEGTTIRVFRCPSSEGYAESMITRVMTPPNFPINYSDLKAKISFKNGCPDPFFLGSMRITPIRLNHPNGGCGYRFTENEKSFVFLTDNELGHRHAEGLTFEDYRDFCRGADLLIHDAEYTPDEYGTKILWGHSSYMDVVRLAMESGVRRLGFFHHNQDRSDTDVDRMVRNACDHIRRHNSSLECFAVAADMHFYL from the coding sequence ATGTATGTGAAGTGCTGGGGAGCACGCGGTTCCATTCCTGTTTCCGGGCCTCCGTACAACCGCTATGGCGGGGACACGGCCTGTATGGAAATCCGCACTTCGGATGATCACATCCTGATCGTGGATGCCGGGACAGGCATCCGCCGCCTGGGCAACCAGCTCCTGAAAGAAGGCCGGCTCCATTACCATCTTCTTTTCACCCACGCCCACTGGGATCATCTGATGGGTTTTCCCTTTTTCAGACCCATATTTACAGAGGGCACCACCATCCGGGTTTTTCGCTGTCCATCTTCAGAAGGGTATGCGGAATCCATGATCACCAGAGTCATGACACCTCCCAACTTTCCCATCAACTATTCGGATCTTAAGGCAAAAATTAGCTTCAAAAACGGGTGCCCGGACCCATTCTTTCTCGGAAGCATGCGCATTACCCCCATCAGACTCAATCATCCCAATGGCGGATGCGGATATCGTTTTACGGAAAACGAGAAAAGCTTTGTTTTTCTGACAGACAATGAGCTAGGCCATCGCCATGCAGAAGGTCTTACCTTTGAAGACTACAGGGATTTCTGTAGGGGGGCGGATCTTCTGATCCATGATGCGGAATATACACCCGATGAATATGGAACCAAAATCCTATGGGGTCATTCCTCGTATATGGATGTTGTACGTCTGGCTATGGAAAGCGGAGTCCGGCGACTGGGTTTTTTCCATCATAATCAGGACCGGTCAGATACGGATGTTGACAGAATGGTCAGAAATGCGTGCGACCATATCCGTCGACACAACTCAAGCCTTGAATGCTTTGCCGTTGCGGCAGATATGCACTTTTATCTCTGA